The Mugil cephalus isolate CIBA_MC_2020 chromosome 11, CIBA_Mcephalus_1.1, whole genome shotgun sequence genome includes a window with the following:
- the si:cabz01093077.1 gene encoding C-C chemokine receptor type 4, which produces MDTSENVSLSYYESSMNATSENTSLEYGQSMYQPENESLAYLEYDYSDICGQDNGPEFFIGPMVSTVLYYVLFGVGLIGNSAVLWVLLRYIKLKTMTDVCLLNLALSDLLVALSLPVWASGYQDFVACKLTTGVYQLGFYSGTLFVTLMSVDRYLAIVHAVAAMRARTLCYGIIASIVIWVVSVAMALPQVIFAALELNEENNSSECQPLYPDETQYFWKLLRNFRENILGLFVCLPIMIFCYVNILVVLSKSRNSKKAKAVKLIFTVVCVFVVCWVPYNVVIFLETLELLGIIKTCGASKAIVSAMSYAEIIALSHCCVNPVIYAFIGEKFRKSLGKVLPRYFCWSHTSWGTVSQRDTTETSNTAVKSEH; this is translated from the exons ATGGACACATCAGAGAACGTCTCATTGTCGTACTATGAAAG CAGTATGAACGCGACATCAGAGAATACATCCTTAGAGTATGGGCAAAG CATGTACCAGCCAGAGAACGAATCATTGGCGTACTTGGAGTATGATTATTCTGACATCTGCGGCCAGGATAACGGACCAGAGTTCTTCATCGGACCCATGGTCTCGACAGTCCTTTACTATGTGCTCTTTGGTGTGGGTCTGATAG GCAACAGTGCAGTTCTGTGGGTTCTTCTCCGGTACATAAAGCTGAAGACTATGACTGATGTGTGCCTACTCAACCTGGCTCTGTCCGACCTTCTAGTGGCTTTATCCCTGCCTGTCTGGGCTAGCGGCTACCAAGACTTTGTAGCATGCAAACTGACAACAGGAGTTTATCAG TTAGGCTTCTACAGTGGGACCTTGTTTGTGACCCTGATGAGCGTGGACCGCTACCTGGCCATCGTGCACGCTGTGGCAGCCATGAGAGCCCGGACACTTTGCTATGGGATCATAGCCAGCATTGTTATCTGGGTTGTATCCGTCGCCATGGCTCTCCCTCAGGTGATATTTGCTGCCCTGGAGCtgaatgaagaaaacaacagcTCGGAGTGCCAGCCCTTATATCCAGACGAAACGCAGTATTTTTGGAAGTTGCTGCGAAACTTCAGGGAGAACATCTTAGGCCTTTTTGTGTGCCTCCCCATCATGATTTTCTGTTATGTGAACATCCTGGTTGTGCTGTCCAAGTCGAGGAACTCCAAGAAGGCAAAGGCAGTGAAGCTGATTTTCACCGTGGTGTGCGTGTTTGTGGTTTGCTGGGTCCCGTACAACGTCGTGATTTTCCTTGAGACGCTGGAGCTGCTGGGAATCATAAAAACCTGTGGCGCTTCGAAAGCCATCGTCTCTGCAATGAGCTACGCAGAGATCATCGCGCTGTCTCACTGCTGTGTAAACCCAGTGATCTACGCATTTATAGGCGAGAAGTTTAGGAAGTCATTGGGCAAGGTGTTGCCCAGATACTTCTGCTGGAGTCACACAAGCTGGGGGACTGTCAGCCAAAGAGACACCACAGAGACTTCCAACACAGCTGTAAAGTCGGAGCATTAA
- the ccr2 gene encoding C-C chemokine receptor type 1 isoform X1 — protein sequence MTDQTPNSTDYDYSAYYDGEGSSPCDYVDVMVFSTKFLIVLYSLVFILGFIGNGLVVCVLVKHRKQTNLTDICLFNLAISDLVFIFTLPFYSHFLSNNNWNFGEFMCRFLSGCHMSGFFSSIFFMVVMTLDRYMVIMHAHRFSPYRTMRTATILTVFVWIVSICVSMPSFVFTKLTNQSNSLACNFTPENDAWNTYKVLSTNILGLLVPLLVMVVCYSRIIPTLVNMRTVKRHRVVKLIISIVAIFFLFWTPYNITIFLLFLRSMDKIENGCTIDKNLRLSTVVTEAIAYSHCCLNPIIYAFVGQKFMRRALQLLKKWVPGPRRNFSESSYRKSSVVSRSSDVTTNFIM from the exons ATGACAG ATCAGACACCAAATTCTACCGACTACGATTATTCAGCTTACTACGATGGGGAAGGCTCTTCTCCTTGCGATTATGTCGACGTGATGGTCTTCAGTACAAAATTTCTGATTGTTCTCTATAGTTTGGTGTTCATCCTGGGATTCATAG GCAATGGCCTGGTGGTGTGCGTCCTGGTGAAGCACCGCAAACAGACCAACCTGACAGACATCTGCCTCTTCAACCTGGCCATCTCTGACCTCGTCTTCATCTTCACGCTGCCTTTCTACTCCCATTTcctcagcaacaacaactgGAATTTTGGAGAGTTCATGTGCCGTTTCCTCTCCGGCTGCCACATGTCCGGCTTCTTCAGCAGCATCTTCTTCATGGTTGTCATGACGCTGGACCGCTACATGGTCATCATGCACGCCCACAGATTTTCTCCGTACCGCACGATGAGGACGGCCACCATTTTGACCGTGTTCGTCTGGATAGTGAGCATCTGTGTCTCCATGCCGTCTTTCGTCTTCACAAAGCTGACGAATCAGTCCAACTCGTTGGCATGTAACTTCACCCCTGAAAACGATGCCTGGAACACCTACAAAGTGCTGTCAACAAACATTCTGGGTCTTTTGGTTCCCTTGCTGGTGATGGTAGTTTGCTATTCCAGGATCATTCCCACACTGGTGAACATGAGGACTGTGAAGAGGCACCGCGTTGTCAAGCTGATCATCTCCATTGTGGCtatcttcttcttgttctggACCCCATATAATATTACaattttcctgcttttcctcAGGTCTATGGACAAAATAGAGAACGGCTGCACCATAGACAAAAACTTAAGGCTGTCAACAGTTGTGACCGAAGCCATTGCTTACAGTCACTGCTGCCTGAACCCCATCATATATGCCTTTGTGGGGCAGAAATTTATGAGGAGGGCCTTGCAGCTGCTGAAGAAGTGGGTGCCTGGCCCCAGAAGAAACTTTTCAGAAAGCTCATACAGGAAAAGCTCTGTTGTTTCCAGGTCCTCTGATGTCACCACCAATTTTATCATGTAG
- the ccr2 gene encoding probable C-C chemokine receptor type 3 isoform X2, producing the protein MVFSTKFLIVLYSLVFILGFIGNGLVVCVLVKHRKQTNLTDICLFNLAISDLVFIFTLPFYSHFLSNNNWNFGEFMCRFLSGCHMSGFFSSIFFMVVMTLDRYMVIMHAHRFSPYRTMRTATILTVFVWIVSICVSMPSFVFTKLTNQSNSLACNFTPENDAWNTYKVLSTNILGLLVPLLVMVVCYSRIIPTLVNMRTVKRHRVVKLIISIVAIFFLFWTPYNITIFLLFLRSMDKIENGCTIDKNLRLSTVVTEAIAYSHCCLNPIIYAFVGQKFMRRALQLLKKWVPGPRRNFSESSYRKSSVVSRSSDVTTNFIM; encoded by the exons ATGGTCTTCAGTACAAAATTTCTGATTGTTCTCTATAGTTTGGTGTTCATCCTGGGATTCATAG GCAATGGCCTGGTGGTGTGCGTCCTGGTGAAGCACCGCAAACAGACCAACCTGACAGACATCTGCCTCTTCAACCTGGCCATCTCTGACCTCGTCTTCATCTTCACGCTGCCTTTCTACTCCCATTTcctcagcaacaacaactgGAATTTTGGAGAGTTCATGTGCCGTTTCCTCTCCGGCTGCCACATGTCCGGCTTCTTCAGCAGCATCTTCTTCATGGTTGTCATGACGCTGGACCGCTACATGGTCATCATGCACGCCCACAGATTTTCTCCGTACCGCACGATGAGGACGGCCACCATTTTGACCGTGTTCGTCTGGATAGTGAGCATCTGTGTCTCCATGCCGTCTTTCGTCTTCACAAAGCTGACGAATCAGTCCAACTCGTTGGCATGTAACTTCACCCCTGAAAACGATGCCTGGAACACCTACAAAGTGCTGTCAACAAACATTCTGGGTCTTTTGGTTCCCTTGCTGGTGATGGTAGTTTGCTATTCCAGGATCATTCCCACACTGGTGAACATGAGGACTGTGAAGAGGCACCGCGTTGTCAAGCTGATCATCTCCATTGTGGCtatcttcttcttgttctggACCCCATATAATATTACaattttcctgcttttcctcAGGTCTATGGACAAAATAGAGAACGGCTGCACCATAGACAAAAACTTAAGGCTGTCAACAGTTGTGACCGAAGCCATTGCTTACAGTCACTGCTGCCTGAACCCCATCATATATGCCTTTGTGGGGCAGAAATTTATGAGGAGGGCCTTGCAGCTGCTGAAGAAGTGGGTGCCTGGCCCCAGAAGAAACTTTTCAGAAAGCTCATACAGGAAAAGCTCTGTTGTTTCCAGGTCCTCTGATGTCACCACCAATTTTATCATGTAG